A window from Citrus sinensis cultivar Valencia sweet orange chromosome 3, DVS_A1.0, whole genome shotgun sequence encodes these proteins:
- the LOC102630818 gene encoding LOW QUALITY PROTEIN: conserved oligomeric Golgi complex subunit 4 (The sequence of the model RefSeq protein was modified relative to this genomic sequence to represent the inferred CDS: substituted 1 base at 1 genomic stop codon): MYQRAFLRSSKIVTTVTGAVTFPPKTPSLIFCYSSSSQESPSSPEQQQESSISNSKSPIGSPCRVQKLIASQSDPLLAKEIFDYASRQPNFRHSNSTYLILILKLGRAKYFSLIDDILITLKSEHYPVTPSLFTYLIKIYAESNLPDRALKTFRSMLEFNCKPLPKQLNRILELLVTHRNYLRPAFDLFKSAHKHGVLPNTKSYNIMMRAFCFNGDISIAYTLFNKMFERGVMPDVESYRILMQGLCRKSQVNRAVDLLEDMLNKGFVPDTLSYTTLLNSLCRKKKLREAYKLLCRMKVKGCNPDIVHYNTVVLGFCREGRAIDACKVLEDMPSNGCLPNLVSYRTLVGGLCDQGMFDVAKKYMQLMISKGFSPHFSVSHALIKGFCNVGKVDEACGVLEELLKAGEAPHEDTWVMIVPQICAGEEMEKLGEVLNEIVKVEIKGDTRIVEAGIGLEDYLIGKLQXLRRTTIVKSMKLHKEKGSSEDLQNDESSAVKFGTADALAYVRTLTDVGAMTRLLHECIAYQRALDVDLDSLLSQRTDLDKHLLQLQKSAEVLDIVKADSDHMLSNVRSTSDLADQVSRKVRELDLAQSRVNDTLLRIDAIVDRNNCLDGVKTALDEENFEAAAKFVQRFVEIDNKYKDSGSDQREQLLTAKKQLEGIVKKRVLAAVDQRDHGTILRFIKLYSPLGIEEEGLQVYVGYLKKVIGMRWRMEYDNLVELMEQSQDQNQVNFVGCLTNLFKDIVLAIEENDEILRGLCGEDGIVYAICELQEECDSRGCLILKKYMEYRKLGKLSAEINAQNKNLLNVGVSEGPDPREVELYLEEILSLMQLGEDYTEFMVSKIKSLSSVDPALVPRATKAFRSGSFSKVVQEITGFYVILEGFFMVENVRKAIRIDEYVPDSLTTSMVDDVFYVLQSCLRRAISTSNISSVIAVLSSASSLLSNEYQEALQQKTREPNLGAKLFLGGVGVQKTGTEIATALNNMDVSSEYVLKLKHEIEEQCAEVFPTPADREKVKSCLSELGDLSKMFKQILNMGMEQLVATVTPRIRPVLDSVATISYELSEAEYADNEVNDPWVQRLLHAVETNAAWLQPLMTANNYDSFVHLIIDFIVKRLEVIMMQKKFSQLGGLQLDRDTRALVSHFSSMTQRTVRDKFARLTQMATILNLEKVSEILDFWGENSGPMTWRLTPAEVRRVLGLRVDFKPEAIALLKL, translated from the exons atgtaccaACGAGCATTTCTTCGTTCATCCAAAATCGTCACAACGGTAACTGGAGCAGTCACCTTCCCGCCAAAAACTCCATCACTCATCTTCTGCTACTCCTCATCTTCCCAAGAATCACCATCCTCACCAGAGCAACAACAAGAATCTTCCATTTCAAATTCCAAATCTCCAATCGGGTCTCCATGTCGAGTCCAAAAACTGATAGCCTCCCAATCAGACCCTCTCTTAGCCAAAGAAATCTTCGATTACGCCTCTCGCCAACCCAATTTCCGCCACTCCAATTCTACGTATCTCATTCTCATCCTCAAACTCGGCCGCGCTAAATACTTCTCTCTCATTGATGATATTCTCATTACCCTCAAGTCCGAACACTACCCTGTCACCCCCAGTCTTTTCACttacttaataaaaatatacgcAGAATCCAATTTGCCTGATAGAGCTCTCAAAACATTTCGCTCAATGCTTGAGTTCAACTGTAAGCCTTTACCCAAGCAGTTAAATCGCATTCTTGAACTCCTTGTCACTCACCGGAACTATCTCCGGCCCGCTTTTGATTTATTCAAGAGTGCTCATAAACACGGTGTTTTGCCCAATACTAAATCCTACAACATCATGATGCGTGCGTTTTGTTTTAACGGGGATATAAGTATCGCCTACACGTTGTTTAACAAAATGTTTGAGAGAGGTGTTATGCCTGATGTCGAGTCGTATCGGATTTTGATGCAGGGTTTGTGTAGGAAGAGTCAGGTGAATAGAGCAGTTGATTTGTTGGAGGATATGTTGAATAAAGGATTTGTACCAGATACCTTGAGTTATACTACTTTGTTGAATAGTTTGTGTAGGAAGAAGAAGCTCCGGGAGGCTTACAAGCTTCTTTGTAGAATGAAAGTTAAAGGGTGCAATCCTGATATTGTTCATTATAATACAGTCGTGTTGGGGTTCTGTAGAGAAGGGCGTGCCATCGATGCTTGTAAGGTTCTTGAAGATATGCCATCAAATGGGTGCTTGCCAAATTTGGTGTCTTATAGAACCTTGGTTGGTGGGTTATGTGATCAAGGGATGTTTGATGTGGCTAAGAAATACATGCAGTTGATGATATCAAAGGGTTTTTCCCCACATTTTTCGGTTTCTCATGCTTTGATCAAGGGGTTTTGCAACGTTGGTAAGGTTGATGAGGCTTGTGGAGTGCTAGAGGAATTGCTTAAGGCTGGGGAAGCCCCGCATGAGGATACTTGGGTGATGATTGTTCCGCAGATTTGTGCAGGTGAGGAGATGGAGAAATTAGGGGAAGTATTGAACGAGATTGTGAAGGTGGAAATAAAGGGTGACACAAGGATAGTGGAGGCTGGAATTGGTTTAGAGGATTACTTGATTGGGAAG CTTCAGTAGCTACGGCGCACCACAATTGTCAAATCTATGAAACTTCACAAGGAAAA GGGATCTTCTGAAGACCTTCAAAACGACGAGTCGTCGGCGGTGAAGTTCGGGACAGCCGATGCACTGGCGTACGTGCGCACTCTAACAGACGTGGGAGCTATGACGCGGCTACTCCACGAGTGCATCGCGTACCAGCGCGCACTGGACGTGGACCTCGACAGCCTCCTCTCGCAACGCACCGACCTCGACAAGCACCTCCTCCAACTCCAGAAATCCGCCGAGGTACTCGACATAGTCAAGGCTGATTCTGATCACATGCTCTCCAATGTCCGCTCCACCAGCGACCTCGCCGATCAGGTCAGCCGCAAAGTCCGGGAGCTCGACCTCGCTCAGTCGCGCGTCAACGACACGCTCCTCCGCATCGACGCTATTGTGGATAGGAACAACTGTTTAGATGGCGTTAAAACGGCCCTAGACGAGGAGAATTTCGAAGCGGCAGCTAAGTTTGTTCAGAGGTTTGTGGAAATTGATAATAAGTATAAAGACTCGGGATCTGATCAGAGAGAGCAGTTGCTGACGGCGAAGAAGCAACTTGAAGGAATAGTTAAGAAACGGGTCCTAGCGGCGGTGGATCAGAGAGATCACGGTAcgattttgagatttattaaactttattctCCGTTAGGAATAGAAGAAGAGGGATTGCAAGTGTATGTAGGGTATTTGAAGAAAGTTATAGGAATGAGATGGAGAATGGAATATGATAATTTGGTTGAGTTGATGGAGCAAAGTCAAGATCAGAATCAAGTTAATTTTGTCGGGTGTTtgactaatttatttaaggatATTGTGTTAGCTATTgaggaaaatgatgaaattttgagGGGTTTATGTGGTGAGGATGGGATTGTTTATGCCATATGCGAGTTACAAGAGGAGTGTGATTCCAGGGGGTGcttgattttgaagaaatatatGGAGTATAGAAAGTTGGGTAAGTTATCGGCTGAGATTAACGCTCAAAATAAGAATTTGCTTAATGTGGGTGTGAGTGAGGGGCCCGATCCAAGAGAGGTTGAATTATATTTGGAAGAAATTTTGTCATTGATGCAATTGGGTGAGGATTATACTGAATTTATGGTGTCTAAAATTAAGAGTTTGAGTTCTGTAGATCCAGCGTTGGTGCCACGAGCTACTAAGGCTTTTAGGAGTGGAAGTTTCAGCAAGGTTGTTCAGGAAATTACTGGGTTTTATGTGATTTTAGAGGGTTTCTTTATGGTGGAGAATGTTAGAAAGGCTATTAGGATAGATGAGTATGTACCTGATAGCCTTACCACGTCTATGGTGGACGATGTCTTTTATGTTTTGCAGAGTTGTCTGCGGAGGGCTATATCTACTTCAAATATCAGCTCTGTGATTGCTGTCTTGAGCAGTGCATCTAGTTTGTTGAGCAATGAATACCAGGAGGCTTTGCAACAAAAAACTAGAGAACCGAACCTTGGGGCTAAGTTGTTCTTGGGTGGTGTTGGTGTGCAGAAAACCGGGACAGAGATTGCGACTGCTTTGAATAATATGGATGTGAGTAGCGAGTATGTCCTGAAGCTAAAACACGAGATCGAAGAGCAATGTGCAGAG GTATTCCCTACACCAGCTGATAGGGAGAAGGTTAAATCTTGTTTATCTGAGTTGGGCGATTTGAGCAAAATGTTCAAGCAAATTCTGAATATGGGCATGGAACAACTTGTGGCCACTGTGACACCACGAATTCGTCCGGTTTTAGATAGTGTTGCAACCATCAGCTATGAGCTATCAGAGGCCGAATATGCTGATAATGAGGTTAATGACCCATGGGTTCAGAGGCTTCTCCATGCTGTTGAGACAAATGCAGCATGGCTGCAACCACTGATGACCGCCAACAATTATGACTCATTTGTTCATTTGATCATTGATTTTATAGTAAAGAGGCTTGAAGTGATCATGATGCAGAAAAAGTTCAGTCAGCTTGGTGGCCTGCAGCTCGACAGAGATACAAGGGCTTTGGTAAGCCATTTCTCTAGCATGACTCAGAGGACTGTCAGAGACAAGTTTGCTCGGCTTACTCAAATGGCAACAATACTTAACTTAGAAAAAGTCTCTGAGATTCTAGATTTCTGGGGTGAGAACTCAGGACCTATGACCTGGAGACTAACCCCAGCTGAGGTTAGACGAGTTCTAGGTCTAAGGGTTGATTTTAAACCTGAAGCAATAGCCCTTCTGAAGCTTTAA
- the LOC102622514 gene encoding 28 kDa ribonucleoprotein, chloroplastic, with protein sequence MAAATGFLTTSSSLFTKITPPATPKRFGFTSLPTLINFQYPKLSSCWSRSHPAGFRSVLAVVDEEAVVVEDEINGKDNVGGNEVDDDSSVEEPRSRARPCELYVCNLPRSFDISELLEMFKPFGTVLSVEVSRNPETGISRGCGYLTMGSINSAKNAIIALDGSDVGGREMRVRFSIDMNSRTRNAEALISPPKKIFVYESPHKLYVGNLSWAVKPEDLRNHFGRFGTVVSARVLHDRKGQTTRVFGFISFSSDAERDAALSLNGTDFRGRTIIVREGVDRTES encoded by the exons ATGGCTGCCGCTACGGGCTTCTTAACAACTTCTTCCTCTCTGTTCACAAAAATTACTCCTCCAGCTACACCAAAACGATTCGGTTTTACCTCTCTGccaactttaattaatttccagTACCCAAAGCTCTCATCTTGCTGGTCCCGCTCTCACCCAGCTGGGTTTCGCTCAGTTCTTGCGGTGGTAGATGAGGAAGCGGTAGTAGTTGAAGATGAGATTAACGGCAAGGATAATGTTGGTGGAAACGAAGTGGACGACGACAGTTCAGTCGAAGAGCCAAGGAGCCGCGCAAGGCCCTGTGAGTTATACGTGTGTAACTTGCCCAGGAGCTTTGACATTTCAGAGCTTCTTGAGATGTTCAAGCCTTTTGGAACCGTTCTTTCCGTTGAG GTTTCGAGGAATCCCGAAACAGGCATAAGTCGTGGATGCGGTTACCTGACAATGGGTTCGATCAATTCAGCAAAAAATGCAATTATTGCATTGGACGGATCT GATGTGGGTGGACGTGAAATGCGGGTGAGATTTTCAATTGATATGAATTCGCGGACTAGGAATGCTGAGGCATTGATTTCACCACCAAAGAAGATTTTTGTCTATGAAAGCCCTCATAAATTATATGTTGGCAATCTTTCCTGGGCTGTAAAACCTGAGGATTTGAGAAATCATTTTGGCCGGTTTGGGACTGTGGTCAGTGCTAGAGTGTTGCACGATCGTAAAGGACAAACCACCCGAGTTTTTGGGTTTATTTCCTTCTCTTCTGACGCAGAACGTGATGCTGCACTTTCTTTAAATGGAACA GACTTTCGGGGTCGGACAATAATTGTTAGAGAAGGTGTTGACAGAACTGAGTCTTGA
- the LOC102622026 gene encoding pyruvate dehydrogenase E1 component subunit alpha-3, chloroplastic isoform X2, producing the protein MATAYSSAKFVQPLSLNSTINGRSRDNSLFDPLKTGTSFLGSTRKLRVNSVHSNQGNVRRRLPVVAVSEVVKEKKLITKQEGLELYEDMILGRSFEDMCAQMYYRGKMFGFVHLYNGQEAVSTGFIKLLKKEDSVVSTYRDHVHALSKGVPARAVMSELFGKATGCCRGQGGSMHMFSKEHNLLGGFAFIGEGIPVATGAAFTSKYRREVLKEADCDHVTLAFFGDGTCNNGQFFECLNMAALWKLPIVFVVENNLWAIGMSHLRATSDPQIYKKGPAFGMPGFHVDGMDVLKVREVAKEAIERARRGEGPTLVECETYRFRGHSLADPDELRDPAEKARYAARDPITALKKYLIESSLASEAELKAIEKRIDEVVEDAVEFADESAPPPRSQLLENVFADPKGFGIGPDGRYRCEDPKFTEGTAHV; encoded by the exons ATGGCCACGGCTTACTCTTCCGCAAAGTTCGTTCAACCATTGTCTCTGAATTCGACAATCAATGGCAGATCTCGTGATAATTCCTTGTTTGATCCTCTCAAAACCGGTACTTCTTTCCTTGGATCCACTCGCAAACTCCGTGTTAATTCTGTTCACTCGAATCAGGGCAATGTTCGCCGTCGACTTCCCGTCGTTGCTGTCTCTGAGGTTGTTAAGGAGAAGAAG CTGATCACCAAGCAAGAAGGCTTAGAGCTATATGAAGATATGATCCTTGGCAGATCTTTTGAGGACATGTGCGCCCAGATGTACTACAGAGGTAAAATGTTCGGTTTTGTTCACCTCTACAATGGTCAAGAAGCTGTGTCAACTGGATTTATTAAGCTCTTGAAGAAAGAAGATTCTGTGGTGAGCACATACCGTGATCACGTGCATGCCCTGAGTAAAGGGGTCCCTGCTCGTGCTGTGATGAGTGAGCTCTTTGGCAAGGCCACTGGTTGCTGCAGGGGCCAAGGTGGATCTATGCACATGTTCTCAAAGGAGCACAATCTGCTTGGTGGTTTTGCATTTATTGGGGAGGGAATTCCAGTTGCTACTGGTGCAGCATTCACCAGCAAGTATAGGAGGGAGGTGTTGAAGGAGGCTGACTGTGATCATGTGACATTGGCATTTTTTggtgatggaacttgtaaCAATGGCCAGTTCTTTGAGTGCTTGAACATGGCTGCATTGTGGAAGTTGCCCATTGTGTTTGTTGTGGAGAACAACTTGTGGGCTATTGGTATGTCACATCTAAGGGCTACTTCAGATCCTCAGATTTATAAAAAGGGACCAGCATTTGGGATGCCAGGTTTTCACGTTGATGGGATGGATGTTTTGAAGGTGAGGGAAGTGGCTAAAGAGGCAATTGAAAGAGCTAGGAGAGGTGAAGGACCAACATTGGTGGAATGTGAGACGTACAGGTTTAGAGGACACTCATTGGCTGACCCTGATGAGCTTCGTGACCCAG CGGAGAAGGCTCGTTATGCTGCTAGAGATCCAATTACTGCTTTGAAGAAATACTTGATCGAGAGCAGTCTAGCTAGTGAAGCAGAGCTCAAGGCTATAGAAAAAAGGATAGATGAAGTGGTTGAGGATGCTGTTGAGTTTGCAGATGAGAGTGCTCCTCCACCTCGCAGCCAGCTACTTGAGAATGTTTTTGCAGATCCAAAAGGTTTTGGTATTGGGCCTGATGGGCGTTACAGATGTGAAGATCCCAAATTTACGGAAGGCACCGCTCATGTCTGA
- the LOC102622026 gene encoding pyruvate dehydrogenase E1 component subunit alpha-3, chloroplastic isoform X1: MATAYSSAKFVQPLSLNSTINGRSRDNSLFDPLKTGTSFLGSTRKLRVNSVHSNQGNVRRRLPVVAVSEVVKEKKVKSISNLLITKQEGLELYEDMILGRSFEDMCAQMYYRGKMFGFVHLYNGQEAVSTGFIKLLKKEDSVVSTYRDHVHALSKGVPARAVMSELFGKATGCCRGQGGSMHMFSKEHNLLGGFAFIGEGIPVATGAAFTSKYRREVLKEADCDHVTLAFFGDGTCNNGQFFECLNMAALWKLPIVFVVENNLWAIGMSHLRATSDPQIYKKGPAFGMPGFHVDGMDVLKVREVAKEAIERARRGEGPTLVECETYRFRGHSLADPDELRDPAEKARYAARDPITALKKYLIESSLASEAELKAIEKRIDEVVEDAVEFADESAPPPRSQLLENVFADPKGFGIGPDGRYRCEDPKFTEGTAHV; encoded by the exons ATGGCCACGGCTTACTCTTCCGCAAAGTTCGTTCAACCATTGTCTCTGAATTCGACAATCAATGGCAGATCTCGTGATAATTCCTTGTTTGATCCTCTCAAAACCGGTACTTCTTTCCTTGGATCCACTCGCAAACTCCGTGTTAATTCTGTTCACTCGAATCAGGGCAATGTTCGCCGTCGACTTCCCGTCGTTGCTGTCTCTGAGGTTGTTAAGGAGAAGAAGGTCAAGTCAATTTCCAATCTG CTGATCACCAAGCAAGAAGGCTTAGAGCTATATGAAGATATGATCCTTGGCAGATCTTTTGAGGACATGTGCGCCCAGATGTACTACAGAGGTAAAATGTTCGGTTTTGTTCACCTCTACAATGGTCAAGAAGCTGTGTCAACTGGATTTATTAAGCTCTTGAAGAAAGAAGATTCTGTGGTGAGCACATACCGTGATCACGTGCATGCCCTGAGTAAAGGGGTCCCTGCTCGTGCTGTGATGAGTGAGCTCTTTGGCAAGGCCACTGGTTGCTGCAGGGGCCAAGGTGGATCTATGCACATGTTCTCAAAGGAGCACAATCTGCTTGGTGGTTTTGCATTTATTGGGGAGGGAATTCCAGTTGCTACTGGTGCAGCATTCACCAGCAAGTATAGGAGGGAGGTGTTGAAGGAGGCTGACTGTGATCATGTGACATTGGCATTTTTTggtgatggaacttgtaaCAATGGCCAGTTCTTTGAGTGCTTGAACATGGCTGCATTGTGGAAGTTGCCCATTGTGTTTGTTGTGGAGAACAACTTGTGGGCTATTGGTATGTCACATCTAAGGGCTACTTCAGATCCTCAGATTTATAAAAAGGGACCAGCATTTGGGATGCCAGGTTTTCACGTTGATGGGATGGATGTTTTGAAGGTGAGGGAAGTGGCTAAAGAGGCAATTGAAAGAGCTAGGAGAGGTGAAGGACCAACATTGGTGGAATGTGAGACGTACAGGTTTAGAGGACACTCATTGGCTGACCCTGATGAGCTTCGTGACCCAG CGGAGAAGGCTCGTTATGCTGCTAGAGATCCAATTACTGCTTTGAAGAAATACTTGATCGAGAGCAGTCTAGCTAGTGAAGCAGAGCTCAAGGCTATAGAAAAAAGGATAGATGAAGTGGTTGAGGATGCTGTTGAGTTTGCAGATGAGAGTGCTCCTCCACCTCGCAGCCAGCTACTTGAGAATGTTTTTGCAGATCCAAAAGGTTTTGGTATTGGGCCTGATGGGCGTTACAGATGTGAAGATCCCAAATTTACGGAAGGCACCGCTCATGTCTGA